In Plasmodium coatneyi strain Hackeri chromosome 3, complete sequence, a genomic segment contains:
- a CDS encoding Mitochondrial carrier protein — MNPLRIFLLSIFFIKAALVCAISTHEVLNDKRIEFKNNAKRIINESYLVDKNEKLLGSSLRTYKYYLVKSTTEFRAIFIFDDLNVNKATELGIRNAQHQADILNVEENVNNIYPLDEISTFNEVLYRERKMFSLETAYSTTSYVLAKFVFDVNVEEEDEEDIMSLLIETELNMKKKKLDVLTKEDGGAQQGGNINSSDIKSNHSQSVEMYKQKHPQVFTQFVGLLVSIVSMATSISGAISAVSSAFSGAPSPSPPEFLGDEAWALPTYEERKVSKREAPKGKKGKRTPQEDPYYDDDYDDDDYYDDEYYDDDYYDDEYYDDDYYDDYGDDYRF, encoded by the coding sequence atgaatcCTCTGAGAATTTTCCTGCtgtctatattttttatcaaaGCAGCCCTTGTGTGTGCCATTTCAACGCATGAAGTTTTGAATGACAAAAGAATTGagtttaaaaataatgccaAACGGATTATCAATGAATCATATTTGGTggataaaaatgagaaactgCTGGGCAGTTCGCTCAGGACATACAAATATTACTTGGTAAAAAGTACAACAGAATTTAGGGctatcttcatttttgacGATTTAAATGTGAACAAAGCGACAGAGCTAGGAATACGCAATGCTCAACACCAGGCGGACATCTTAAATGTAGAAGAGAACGTAAATAACATTTACCCCCTCGATGAAATAAGCACTTTTAATGAGGTCCTATAcagagagagaaaaatgtTCAGCCTGGAAACTGCATATTCCACCACAAGTTATGTGCTAGCCAAATTTGTGTTTGACGTGAAcgtcgaagaagaagatgaagaggaCATCATGTCTCTTTTGATTGAAACTGAAttgaatatgaaaaaaaaaaaattggacgTTCTTACGAAAGAGGATGGCGGTGCACAGCAAGGGGGTAACATCAACAGTAGCGACATAAAGTCGAACCACTCTCAATCGGTTGAAATGTACAAGCAGAAACACCCACAAGTTTTTACCCAATTCGTCGGACTGCTGGTAAGTATAGTGTCCATGGCTACATCCATCTCAGGTGCCATTTCAGCTGTCTCGTCAGCTTTTTCGGGCGCACCCAGCCCCTCTCCGCCCGAATTTTTGGGGGATGAAGCATGGGCCCTGCCCACATATGAAGAGAGAAAGGTTTCGAAGAGGGAAGCTCCGAAGGGTAAGAAAGGCAAGAGGACTCCACAGGAGGATCCCTACTACGATGATGATTATGACGACGATGACTATTACGATGATGAGTATTACGACGATGACTATTACGATGATGAGTATTATGATGATGACTACTACGATGACTATGGCGATGATTACCGGTTCTAA